TGCTGGTAGTGTCGTCTTGAATGCTCGCTTCTTCGGCGATATCGTCAAAAAGATGCCAAAAGACGAAGTAACGCTCGAAGTCTCACCAAACTTCATGACACGGATTCAGTCAGGAACTGCAGAATTTCATTTGAACGGTCTTGATCCAGATGAATTCCCACGTCTTCCACAAGTAGATGGGGGACAACGTTTCCGTTTACCAGCAGATCTTTTACGTTCGATGATCCGCCAAACGAGTTTTGCCGTCGCTGTTCAAGAAACACGTCCTGTTCTAACAGGTGTGAACTTCTCAGCCGATAAAGGTATCTTGACGTGTGTTTCAACAGATAGTCACCGTCTTGCCCTTCGTCGTGCTCAGTTCGAGACAGATACGGACATCTCGTTCCAGAACGTCATCGTTCCAGGGAAAAGCTTAAATGAATTATCGAAGTTGCTTGGGGATGGTCATGTGGATATCACGATCACGAACCAACAGATCCTGTTCAAGATGAAACATGTCTTGTTCTTCTCGCGTCTACTTGACGGAAACTATCCGGATACATCACGTTTGATTCCAGAAGAGTACCGGACAGCTGTCCGGATGAACGCAAAAGAATTGCTCCAAGCAATCGATCGCGCGTCACTACTCGCACGTGAGGACCGTAACAACGTCATTAAATTCGCAGCTGAAGGAACGACAGCTGTTGAGATCTCTTCCCATTCACCAGAAGTCGGGAAAGTCTCGGAGCAAGTCAGCATCCTTTCACTTGAAGGAGAAGAGCTGAAAATCTCGTTCAACTCGAAGTACATGATGGACGCCTTAAAGGCACTTGACGCGACAGATATCGAAATCCAGTTCACAGGTTCGATTCGTCCATTCATCTTGCACCCAGTTGATCAAGACAACGTTCTACAACTGATTCTTCCAGTCCGGACAGCGTAAGCATCAACATAAAATACGTGACAAGACGGGTTCGATTGTTTCGACATCGGACCCGTCTTTTTCGTATACCGTATATACGTTCGGGGATTTTGCTAAATCGTCTAATGTTTAGTACAATAAAGAGTACGTCATTTATAATATGTAGGTAGGAGGAGTCAATCCATGCAAGAAATCAGAATTACAACGGAATATGTCACATTAGGGCAGTTCTTGAAGCTATCGGATATCATCTCAAGCGGGGGTCAAGCCAAACCGTTTTTAGCAGAGGTGCCAATTCTAGTCAACGGCGAAGTCGATCAGCGACGTGGTCGTAAATTACGGGATGGAGATATCATTGATGTAGAAGACTACGGTCAGTTCATCATCAAGAACGAGGGCAACTAACGTGCGGCTGGATTCAGTCCGACTCAGTCATTATCGTAACTATGACGCACTCGAACTGTCATTCTCCGAAAAAACGAATGTTCTGATTGGTGAAAATGCACAAGGGAAGACGAACTTATTGGAAGCAATCTATGTTCTTGCTCTCGCGAAGTCGCATCGGACGACGCATGACAAGGAACTGATTGGTTGGGATCAGGAAACGGCGCGCGTCGAAGGACGTGTCGTCAAACGGACGGGTTCCCATGTCCAAGAGATCGTCATCTCGGGTCGCGGGAAAAAAGCAAAGCTGAATCATCTAGAGCAACGACGCTTAAGTGATTACGTCGGGGCACTGAACATCGTTTTATTCGCCCCGGAAGATTTGCACATCGTCAAAGGAAGTCCACAAGTCCGCCGACGATTTCTCGATATGGAGATCGGTCAAGTCAGTCCGGTCTATCTGCATGAATTGAGTCAGTATCTAAAAGTGTTGAAGCAGCGGAATGCGCTACTGAAACGACTGTCCATGAAGGGAGGAGACGAGACCTTCCTTGATATCTTGACGGAGCAGATGATTACGCTAGCCGTTAAAATCGTTCAGCGCCGCCATCATTTCATGGCCCAG
This window of the Exiguobacterium acetylicum genome carries:
- the dnaN gene encoding DNA polymerase III subunit beta yields the protein MHITIQREALIQAVQDVAKAVSSRTTIPILTGIKLEAHGDGMTLTGSDTEISIERTIYAEENGTSYVTIHRAGSVVLNARFFGDIVKKMPKDEVTLEVSPNFMTRIQSGTAEFHLNGLDPDEFPRLPQVDGGQRFRLPADLLRSMIRQTSFAVAVQETRPVLTGVNFSADKGILTCVSTDSHRLALRRAQFETDTDISFQNVIVPGKSLNELSKLLGDGHVDITITNQQILFKMKHVLFFSRLLDGNYPDTSRLIPEEYRTAVRMNAKELLQAIDRASLLAREDRNNVIKFAAEGTTAVEISSHSPEVGKVSEQVSILSLEGEELKISFNSKYMMDALKALDATDIEIQFTGSIRPFILHPVDQDNVLQLILPVRTA
- the yaaA gene encoding S4 domain-containing protein YaaA; this encodes MQEIRITTEYVTLGQFLKLSDIISSGGQAKPFLAEVPILVNGEVDQRRGRKLRDGDIIDVEDYGQFIIKNEGN
- the recF gene encoding DNA replication/repair protein RecF (All proteins in this family for which functions are known are DNA-binding proteins that assist the filamentation of RecA onto DNA for the initiation of recombination or recombinational repair.), which codes for MRLDSVRLSHYRNYDALELSFSEKTNVLIGENAQGKTNLLEAIYVLALAKSHRTTHDKELIGWDQETARVEGRVVKRTGSHVQEIVISGRGKKAKLNHLEQRRLSDYVGALNIVLFAPEDLHIVKGSPQVRRRFLDMEIGQVSPVYLHELSQYLKVLKQRNALLKRLSMKGGDETFLDILTEQMITLAVKIVQRRHHFMAQLEKWARPIHDGISRGQEELALIYRSDTFGNELLDVEGMTASYTRKFGKIKENEIRRGVTLFGPHRDDFEMEVNGRNVQTYGSQGQQRTAALSLKLAEIELIHEEVGEYPLLLLDDVLSELDDHRQTHLLDTMQQKVQTILTTTSVDGIAHETINQAKLFHVKQGTVDLEETSYKETVGEKTDE